A stretch of Rhinoderma darwinii isolate aRhiDar2 chromosome 4, aRhiDar2.hap1, whole genome shotgun sequence DNA encodes these proteins:
- the BTBD3 gene encoding BTB/POZ domain-containing protein 3 isoform X1, translating into MVDAKEKNMKCLTFFLMLPETVKNRSKKGPKKASSSSSSKLPPVCYEIITLKNRKKKKMAAEIFPSKKPANSNSNSVQQYHQQNLNNNNTIPSPNWQGLYGSIRERNSVMFNNELMADVHFVVGPPSGTQSLPGHKYVLAVGSSVFHAMFYGELAEDKEEIRIPDVEPAAFLAMLKYLYCDEIDLAADTVLATLYAAKKYIVPHLARACVNFLETSLSAKNACVLLSQSCLFEEPDLTQRCWEVIDAQAELALKSEGFCDIDFQTLESILKRETLNAKEIVVFEAALCWAEVECQRQELTPTIENKRKVLGKALYLIRIPTMALDDFANGAAQSGVLTLNETNDIFLWYTAAKKPDLDFVSKTRKGLVPQRCHRFQSCAYRSNQWRYRGRCDSIQFSVDKRVFIAGFGLYGSSCGSAEYSAKIELKRQGVTLGQNLSKYFSDGSSNTFPVWFEYPVQIEPDTFYTASVVLDGNELSYFGQEGMTEVQCGKVTVQFQCSSDSTNGTGVQGGQIPELIFYA; encoded by the exons ATGGTAGATGCCAAAGAAAAGAACATGAAATGTCTGACTTTTTTCTTGATGCTTCCAGAAACGGTCAAGAATAGATCCAAAAAGGGTCCCAAGAAGGCAAGTTCCAGTAGCAGCAGCAAGTTACCCCCAGTTTGCTATGAAATAATTACCTTAAAAAACAGAAAGAAGAAGAAGATGGCTGCTGAGATCTTTCCGAGCAAGAAGCCAGCTAATAGCAACTCCAACTCCGTGCAGCAATATCACCAGCAAAATCTTAATAACAATAACACTATCCCATCGCCAAACTGGCAAGGACTTTATGGCAGCATCCGAGAGAG gaattctGTGATGTTCAATAATGAATTGATGGCAGATGTGCATTTTGTGGTGGGACCCCCAAGTGGGACTCAGAGCTTGCCGGGACATAAG TATGTTCTAGCTGTCGGGAGCTCAGTCTTCCATGCAATGTTTTACGGAGAGCTTGCAGAGGACAAAGAGGAAATCCGTATACCAGATGTTGAACCTGCTGCTTTCCTCGCAATGCTGAA GTATTTGTATTGTGATGAAATTGACTTGGCTGCTGATACGGTTCTGGCAACTCTGTATGCTGCTAAAAAATATATCGTACCCCATCTGGCCAGAGCTTGTGTCAACTTCCTAGAGACCAGCTTAAGTGCAAAGAATGCCTGTGTTCTTCTCTCGCAAAGCTGCCTGTTTGAAGAACCTGATCTGACCCAGAGGTGTTGGGAAGTGATTGATGCGCAAGCAGAACTTGCTTTGAAAAGCGAAGGCTTTTGCGACATTGACTTTCAGACACTTGAAAGTATCCTTAAAAGAGAGACTTTAAACGCCAAAGAAATAGTCGTCTTTGAGGCAGCTCTCTGTTGGGCCGAAGTCGAATGTCAACGTCAAGAGTTAACCCCTACTATAGAGAACAAGAGAAAAGTTTTAGGCAAAGCTCTGTACTTAATTCGTATCCCAACTATGGCACTTGACGATTTTGCCAATGGCGCGGCACAGTCTGGCGTGTTGACTCTTAATGAAACAAATGATATTTTTCTTTGGTATACAGCTGCTAAGAAACCAGATTTAGATTTTGTGAGCAAAACCAGAAAGGGTCTAGTCCCTCAGAGATGCCACCGCTTTCAGTCATGTGCCTACCGTAGTAACCAGTGGCGCTACAGGGGCCGTTGTGACAGCATTCAGTTCTCTGTGGATAAAAGGGTATTTATTGCAGGTTTCGGCCTCTATGGCTCCAGTTGCGGGTCAGCTGAATATAGCGCAAAAATTGAACTGAAACGCCAAGGAGTAACTTTAGGACAGAATCTAAGCAAATATTTTTCCGATGGATCCAGCAACACATTTCCTGTCTGGTTTGAGTACCCCGTGCAAATCGAACCAGATACTTTCTACACGGCCAGTGTGGTCCTGGATGGCAATGAGTTGAGCTACTTTGGACAGGAAGGAATGACTGAGGTACAGTGCGGAAAAGTAACTGTGCAGTTTCAGTGCTCGTCAGACAGCACTAATGGCACTGGGGTGCAAGGAGGACAGATACCCGAACTTATTTTCTATGCTTAA
- the BTBD3 gene encoding BTB/POZ domain-containing protein 3 isoform X2: MAAEIFPSKKPANSNSNSVQQYHQQNLNNNNTIPSPNWQGLYGSIRERNSVMFNNELMADVHFVVGPPSGTQSLPGHKYVLAVGSSVFHAMFYGELAEDKEEIRIPDVEPAAFLAMLKYLYCDEIDLAADTVLATLYAAKKYIVPHLARACVNFLETSLSAKNACVLLSQSCLFEEPDLTQRCWEVIDAQAELALKSEGFCDIDFQTLESILKRETLNAKEIVVFEAALCWAEVECQRQELTPTIENKRKVLGKALYLIRIPTMALDDFANGAAQSGVLTLNETNDIFLWYTAAKKPDLDFVSKTRKGLVPQRCHRFQSCAYRSNQWRYRGRCDSIQFSVDKRVFIAGFGLYGSSCGSAEYSAKIELKRQGVTLGQNLSKYFSDGSSNTFPVWFEYPVQIEPDTFYTASVVLDGNELSYFGQEGMTEVQCGKVTVQFQCSSDSTNGTGVQGGQIPELIFYA; the protein is encoded by the exons ATGGCTGCTGAGATCTTTCCGAGCAAGAAGCCAGCTAATAGCAACTCCAACTCCGTGCAGCAATATCACCAGCAAAATCTTAATAACAATAACACTATCCCATCGCCAAACTGGCAAGGACTTTATGGCAGCATCCGAGAGAG gaattctGTGATGTTCAATAATGAATTGATGGCAGATGTGCATTTTGTGGTGGGACCCCCAAGTGGGACTCAGAGCTTGCCGGGACATAAG TATGTTCTAGCTGTCGGGAGCTCAGTCTTCCATGCAATGTTTTACGGAGAGCTTGCAGAGGACAAAGAGGAAATCCGTATACCAGATGTTGAACCTGCTGCTTTCCTCGCAATGCTGAA GTATTTGTATTGTGATGAAATTGACTTGGCTGCTGATACGGTTCTGGCAACTCTGTATGCTGCTAAAAAATATATCGTACCCCATCTGGCCAGAGCTTGTGTCAACTTCCTAGAGACCAGCTTAAGTGCAAAGAATGCCTGTGTTCTTCTCTCGCAAAGCTGCCTGTTTGAAGAACCTGATCTGACCCAGAGGTGTTGGGAAGTGATTGATGCGCAAGCAGAACTTGCTTTGAAAAGCGAAGGCTTTTGCGACATTGACTTTCAGACACTTGAAAGTATCCTTAAAAGAGAGACTTTAAACGCCAAAGAAATAGTCGTCTTTGAGGCAGCTCTCTGTTGGGCCGAAGTCGAATGTCAACGTCAAGAGTTAACCCCTACTATAGAGAACAAGAGAAAAGTTTTAGGCAAAGCTCTGTACTTAATTCGTATCCCAACTATGGCACTTGACGATTTTGCCAATGGCGCGGCACAGTCTGGCGTGTTGACTCTTAATGAAACAAATGATATTTTTCTTTGGTATACAGCTGCTAAGAAACCAGATTTAGATTTTGTGAGCAAAACCAGAAAGGGTCTAGTCCCTCAGAGATGCCACCGCTTTCAGTCATGTGCCTACCGTAGTAACCAGTGGCGCTACAGGGGCCGTTGTGACAGCATTCAGTTCTCTGTGGATAAAAGGGTATTTATTGCAGGTTTCGGCCTCTATGGCTCCAGTTGCGGGTCAGCTGAATATAGCGCAAAAATTGAACTGAAACGCCAAGGAGTAACTTTAGGACAGAATCTAAGCAAATATTTTTCCGATGGATCCAGCAACACATTTCCTGTCTGGTTTGAGTACCCCGTGCAAATCGAACCAGATACTTTCTACACGGCCAGTGTGGTCCTGGATGGCAATGAGTTGAGCTACTTTGGACAGGAAGGAATGACTGAGGTACAGTGCGGAAAAGTAACTGTGCAGTTTCAGTGCTCGTCAGACAGCACTAATGGCACTGGGGTGCAAGGAGGACAGATACCCGAACTTATTTTCTATGCTTAA